The nucleotide sequence TATATTCCACAATTCACACACTTAAAAGTTACTCTTTCCACAGTTGCAATTAAAGTGCAAAATATTTGGATTTTTAACCAGCATGGTTCAAGTACAGATATAAAGCAGCACATACTGAAAATGGATCAGCACATACATTGTGtcagatgaatgtgtgtgtgtgtgtgaggtgtgatCACATGGCTGGAGCAGATCTACAGTCCTCCTCCACCTCCTAGTCCAGTGGAATGTAGTGGTTACCTGTGTTGCGGGCTCCTGCGCTGTCCGTCTCAGAGACAGAACTCAGCACGCACGCTGTCACTCCAGACATGATGAGCAACATACCCAGCACAGCTCCTACATGAGCAGAGAGACAGAGTCAAAGACCTGccacacagagagagatggagagagatgtTAGTAGAACAGAAGCTACTTACTCTTTCCTTCAACTTCTTCTCCAAGCAATTTACCCATTAGTAACGTGAACAGAAATGTGAGGGAGTTCACCATGGGAACAGCCAGAGACAAATCTACAACATAAACAGCACTTAAAAATGCAACACCAATGCTTGCCAATATGTGTGTATGCTATAACAGTTTAAGCCTTAATATttgcaataaatgtttttcatgGCTGCACAAGTATACCAGATTACTAACTTTATACTAAACTGCAAGCATATGCTGCCTACAGTTTACAGGGTTCGTACACATTTTTACCAATAATTTTCCATGACTTTTGAGACTATTCACAATCTAATGttccattattttacaataaaaataaaatattttaaaattttcagcATATGTCAACTAAAATTATGACTATTAATGCTACTTGTTTACTTTTTCTTGATTTAAGTACAGCCTGCAACTGTGCCAGACTACACACATAtctcttaatatttattttactcagTTAAACGCAGGATCTGAATGTCGTTTTGGAAACTTTTCTCTTTCAcgactgtttacattcacttaaaggggtcatatgatgttgctaatcattttgtgtatttggtgtaatgcaatctATTTATACgatttaaggtaaaaataaaaaaaaaacattatttttgacatactgtacattatcgttgctcctctatgccctttctgaaatgcatcgatttttacaaagctcattgttctgaaaagcgacGTGTGTTCTGaatggccagctatccagtggtTGTGTTGTTGCATTTTTAGTAGGCAATCCAGTTTCAGCCTCATATACTGCTGAAATAGTAGTATGATACTATGCTACTAAGAACAGACAGTCACTTAGAAACTTGTGGAGAAAAAGAAACTTCTCACCTGTAGAAGCAAGAGTGAAGTAGAACACAAATGATCCACTTTGGTTCAACAGGAATGGgaataaatactatattaaataaaaaaaatagattaattaattataattaattagacACGCAAATATTTTCATAAGCAGTTGTTATATGCGCATAAAAGGATTATAAAACACACCTTGATATTGAGAAACAGAAATTTGATCTCAGCCAGAAATTGGAGGAATGTATTGTCCTTCTGAACCCCTTCAATGCCCTCTGTGCCTTTTTTCAGGAATGGGTTTGTGCCTCCCCACATAATCGCGACCAACAACAGACAAAACACCTCCCCTTCAGAGACCGTTCCATTAATAGGACAtttctattacagttttttttttttttttttgaagaaggaCGTGGTCCTTCTACACTAACCTATGCAGATCAGCCGatcacaaaattattataattatcatttacTCAATACACGCACTAAATTGTCTCgcttattaaatgtaaaaaactgaTTTGTACAGGCACGCGAGGAAAGCATCACTTACAGTTCATCAACGACTACAACTTATCTTCAACACTGTGTGAGGTTGTGAGCTCATTTATTTGACACAGTTGTAGTCGACAAtgcccaaacatttgaacaacaCATAATAATAGACGGCAGGCTTACTTGTAGACACCATTTCTCTATGCATCCGACAGTAAACTGGGgctttctttgtttcttcttcCTGCTGATATCTAATCTAACTCAGACTGATCGGTTAAAACCACACGACCGCCCTTCTTCTCAAGCAGCTCTTGTCAGTCCACTGTAGCTTAGATCTGCTGTTCAGGTATCGAACGCTaaaagaacgttttttttttttcgttgattGGAACACAAAACATCCGCATACCaagaataacatttaaaacaagagTTCTGAAAAGATGTTAATAAAATTGGACCAGATAAATTAGGCTAACGTTACATTACATTTCCTGAAATTCCGGCTGCATGTTGTATAGTTGCAAGTtagttttatatcattttaacTTAAATATAAATGAGGAAACACCTTTAACGGAAAAAAATATCCACTTTGGCCCGGAGGTGTTGGGGGAAATAAGGTAGGCTAGTTCTATTCATTTTACTTATTTCCTTGAACAATCAACAATTTAAACCAGTTTTTACCTACCAATGTCCGTTGGCAGTTTGAGTTTCCCGCTCGACCTGTATCACACACCACAAGCAGGTAGCCTTCATCAAGACAGCTGGCTTAAACCAGAGACAGTTTATACTCACTTCGCATATAAAACCCTTGTCCATTCATGGCTCCGACTCTTAGAGAGGTTTCTTTGTGTTGCTTGTGGATCATCAGTGTTGGTGAGGTGAAACAAgttttttttcatcatattttttatatatatatatataaatctttttaaaagctttttgtgatttaaatgttttaggtataatttatataattaatttcatattatGGAATAATACAGTCACTGTTATCAATAATTTAGCTATGAGTGAATTTTATAGTGTCTAAATACCTATTTTTTCAAACAGGAGTGTTCAGTAGCCTATTCAGTTTCTATCTCCGCAACGTCACGGTTGGAACAACACCATATGACAATGATAATCCCAGGCACTGATTATGtgctttatttaatgttttaagggTTTAATGTGAGTTTGAATATCATTTTGTGTGACCTCTTATAGCCCTCTTATACATGAATATTTTCACTCAATGTGTTAGATGTGTTTTAAAAGAGAACACTGTGAAGAAACACACTGaaaccataaaaacaaaacaaaaaaactgatgaTATAATGAAAGATGATATACTGTAACTTGTTTGAAATAATAGACTATTGTTCATGAACTTTAACTGCTTGAACACATTTTTATAGCCTGTTTTAAGGTGAATGTTCCTGAAAGGTGTCTGGTGGCAGTCCGAGGTCGTCCAGCTCTACTGGGCTGTGAGTTCACATCTGATCCTGAACTGTCCAGTCTGGTTGTTACCTGGCAACGTCAGGAGGACTCACAAGTCGTCCACAGTTTCTATTATCAGCAGGACAATTTGGACAGACAGAGTCCAGAATACCACAACCGGACCTCATTGTATATGTCAGAGCTTGGTAAAGGTAATGCCTCTCTATGAATAAATCCAGTTGGACCAAAGGATGCAGGCCTGTACCTGTGTCAAGTGAGCAATGCTAAAGGGACTGGAAAGGCTCTGATAGAGCTGGACTATGGGGGTATGTTATAAgcttaaaataaacagaatatatgtataaaaatacatgTGTTTTATATTATAGCTTGAACATGAACATAGATGAACCTGAAGTGAAGTTAACTTAATTAATCATATATAGACCCTTCTTCCATACAAATATTTGCATCTGTGGATAGCtcacaaaataataaagtatCCAACACAGACAGCTTATTCGGTACAGAGTTGTGTAGAATTCACTGTTATTTACAGTACAACTGTATACTTAATCTCtgaatgtgtgcatgtttgtgtgttttctagCCCTTTATTCAGAGCCTAGGCTCAACATTTATGTGAACTCCACTACTGTGACAGTTGAGTTTGAGACAGAAGGTTTCCCCAAACCTGAGGTGATCTGGTTGGGGGAAAATAACCAGAATCTCACCTATGACCTGGAGATCCACGACCAAACAGAAGATGGACTTTATTACATAAAGAGCAGTTATGAGGCTCAGAAGCCAGCGGTTAAtgtcacatttacattaaagAATCACCTCCTGAATCAGAACCTGCAGAGAACAGTGTGCCTCAGCTTTGGTAAAGACCTTCTTTCACTCTGAACTAAGTGCATGTCAGAAGGCATTCGCTATAGAACGAGGTTAGCAATgtaaaattgtgatatttaaaatcaaatctaTACACCATAATTATGGAAGTATAACAGCCATTGTAATGTATGGTTTTTCTCAAATGAATGCATGCTGTATAGAATTATATGTTCAAAGCCTgtgaaaataacactgaataggTGCTATATGACTGaatggatttaaagggatagttaaaccaaatagcaaaattatgtcattaataacttatcctcatgttgttccaaacccgcaagaccttcgtttatcttcggatcacagtttaagatattttagatttagcccgagagctctcagtccctccattgaagctgtgtgtatagtatactgtccatgtccagaaaggtaagaaaaacatcatcaaagtagtccatgggacatcagagggtccgttagaatttttttaaccattgaaaatacattttggtccaaaaatagcaaaaactaagacttaattcagcattgtcttctcttccgtgtctgttgtaagacagttcataACAAAGCAGTTcgtcatatccggttcgtgaacgaatcattcgatgtaaccggatctttttgaaccagttcaccaaatcgaactgaatggttttaaacggttcacgtctccaatgcgcatgaatccacaaatgacttaggctgttaacttttttaatgtggctgacactccctctgagttaaaacaaaccaatatcccagagtaattcatttacttaaacagtatactgactgaactgctgtgaagagagaactgaagatgaaattcagtcagtgtactatttgagtgcatgaattactccgggatattggtttgtttgaactcagagggagtgtcagccacattaaaaaagttaacagcttaagtcatttgtggattaatgcatattggagacatGAATcatttaaacgattcagttctatttggtgaactggttcaaaaagatccggttacatcgaatgattcgctcgcaaaccagatatcacaaactgctttgttttgaactctttctcacaacagacacggaagagaagacaatgctgaaagaagtcgtagtttttgcaatttttggaccaaaatttattttcgatgcttcaaaagattctaacggaccctctgatgtcaaatggactactttgatgaagtttttcttacctttctggacatggacagtatactgttcacacagcttcaatggagggactgagagctctcggactaaatctaaaatatcttaaactgttttccgaagataaacggcGGTCCCACGGGttaggaacaacatgagggtaagttattaatgacataattttgcaaattggatgaactatccctttaaatatggtaaaactaCTTAAAAAGAGCTAAATGCAGCTGGAGGTACAGAATTGCCCAAACATGTGAGGGACTTTCCATGTGAGCAGATTTTTTGCAGGCACAGATtctagaaaaaaagaatgaatcagAATGTTTTTAACCAGTTTTGCAGGTTAATTCAGACTCATACCACATTACCACTTAAACGGAAAAGCAGGCTTATaagattaaaattacaaaaagaaaaagatgataAAAGAACtggctacattaaaaaaaacttatatctGTTGGCTTAGTAAAGACAACCACACTGGAAACATAAATTAAGGTTTGACACAAGCTCAACAAACAGCAATacattatgtaaaattaaaaacacaaggAAGATGATGCTGTGTTGTGACTGGGGCAGGGGTAAGTCTTATTAGTATCAAGTTACTGTGAATGATTATGTTACATGCAAGTCACATTGGTTTGAAAACCTAGTTTGTGTAGTAACCTCCATTTAGGTTACATTGTGTCACTAATTT is from Carassius auratus strain Wakin chromosome 13, ASM336829v1, whole genome shotgun sequence and encodes:
- the LOC113112602 gene encoding transmembrane protein 234-like, producing the protein MHREMVSTREVFCLLLVAIMWGGTNPFLKKGTEGIEGVQKDNTFLQFLAEIKFLFLNIKYLFPFLLNQSGSFVFYFTLASTDLSLAVPMVNSLTFLFTLLMGKLLGEEVEGKRAVLGMLLIMSGVTACVLSSVSETDSAGARNTGNHYIPLD
- the LOC113112601 gene encoding uncharacterized protein LOC113112601 yields the protein MAPTLREVSLCCLWIISVACFKVNVPERCLVAVRGRPALLGCEFTSDPELSSLVVTWQRQEDSQVVHSFYYQQDNLDRQSPEYHNRTSLYMSELGKALYSEPRLNIYVNSTTVTVEFETEGFPKPEVIWLGENNQNLTYDLEIHDQTEDGLYYIKSSYEAQKPAVNVTFTLKNHLLNQNLQRTVCLSFVSDGDDGSTTVIILSILVVILFAVVMFLLLRKQIKSYL